CCAATAGTAATGATATGCTCAGGTGCATCTTCAGCAAAGCCTGGGGCCTTCAGAGCAGCCTCTATAACTGGAGTAAAGTCTTTCTCTTCATCGATATGAGTCACACCAGGCCACGCAACAAGCCCTGTTGTGAAAATACGGTCTTTATATGAATCTTTCGGCTTCTGAATACAATTGGTGGTCATAAGGATAGCTCCAGGAAACCGGTCAAACTCTTCCCGCTGATCTTGCCAGGCTCCGCCATAATTGCCTGCGAGATGTTTATATTTCTTTAGTTCAGGATAGGCGAGACACGGCAACATCTCTCCGTGAGTATAAATATTAATGCCTTTCCCTTCTGTTTGTTTCAGCAAAAGCTCCAGATCTTGAAGGTCATGGCCCGATACCACAATGGCCTTTCCCTTGACTGGCGTTACACGCACCTTTGTAGGTTCAGGATGGCCATAGATAGATGTGTTAGCTTTATCGAGGAGCTCCATGACAGAAATATTCCATTTGCCCGCCTCCATGGCTTTCGCCACGAGATCATCCACAGTGAAGTTTTCACCGCTGAGATAGGCCATAAATTCGTGGAAAAAACCATAGATTGCAGGATCGTCCATCCCAAGGACATGGGCATGGTCTGCATAGGCGGCGCTGCCTTTAAGGCCAAAAAGTATGAGATCTCTGAGCCCTTGTACAACTTCACCATGCTTTTGGCTCCAGGCTTCAGGGGTTACCTTTTCACCATCACGAATCATATCGTCACGGTTGTCAGGAAGGGCATAGGCCGCTGGACCTCCAAGGTTCTCCGGATTTTTGCCTGATTTCTCGCAAGCTTTTTCATAGAGCAATTTTGCTTTCTCTTTCATTCGGCTTGCTTCTTTAAGCATAGTTTCCATTCGCTCTTCGTCAAAATTTACATTTGTAATGGTGGTAAAAAGGGCTTTAACCACAAAGAGGTCGATATCCGAATCAATAGCGTCAAGTTCACGGGCTTTATGGGCATACATTGAAACCCCCTTGGAGATGTGAATCAAAAGATCCTGAAGGTCAGAAATCTCTGGAGACTTTCCACAAACGCCAAAAGCGGTGCATCCTGTTCCCTTTGCTGTCTGTTCACACTGGTAGCAATACATCTCTCATATACCTCCCTTATTCTAAAAGTTACTTTGAGAACACATACTTTGTTGTCTCTTTTTCTATAATCTGACCCTGAATTCCTATTTTGACAAGTTTCAGAGCAACGTTTACTTTTGCATGTTCTATAGCGGCAGTAATGAGACGTACCAGCCCGCCGCAGCATGGAACTTCCATATATACAACGGTTATAGATTCAGGTTCGTTCAAAGCTATGATTTGAGTTATTTTTTTCTCATAGGTCTGGGCATCATCAAGTTTAGGACATCCGATTAAACAGACCGTTTTTTCCCCGCCAAGGAATTTCCCATGAAAATCAGCCATAGCATAAGCTGTGCAATCGGCAGCAATAACAAGGTCGGCGTTGCGAAGGTAGGGCGCGTTATCCGGCACCAGTTTAATCTGGACAGGCCAATTTCCCAAGCGCGATTGAAGTGATCGTATTTCAACAGGTACCTCAATTTTACTTGAAGAGACCATGTTTCTCAAATCTTTTGCCATTGTGCCAGGACACCCACAGGGGAGGGAGTCTGTTTTCAAAGCCTTACTAGCCATATGGCGTTTTACCCCCTCTTCGTCATAGGGAGCGGCTTCCCTTTCTTCAAAGGTAATAGCGCCTCTTGGACATTCGCCAATACAATCGCCAAGACCATCGCAATAAGACTCGCTCACCAGCCTTGCCTTGCCGTCAATGATCTGAATGGCTCCTTCATGGCACGCCTGGGCACATATCCCGCAACCATCACACTTCTCTTCATCAATAGTGATAATCTTTCTTTTAACTGTCGTCTTCATTCACTTCACCTCTTGCAAGCTCTGATAAATTCTTTTCTCTCAAGAAATCTCGAATTTCCTTGGTCATTTTTTTCAACATATCTCCAAAAATACAGGTGCGGAAGGGGCATTCCTTTTGATGTAACAAGCAATAGCCTCCATCTGTTTGGCCTTCTATGGCTTCGTATATATCAAGTAGGGATATGCTCTCAGCAGGCCGTGCCAATTCAAAACCTCCTCCCGGCCCTCTGGATGACGTAACAAACCCGCATCTCACAAGCCTTTGAAAAACTTTTGCCAAATGGGCCTCAGATACATTAATTGCCTCTGCCATTTCTTTTGTACTCATTCGCTTCCCTGAAATTGCCAGCAATCCCATTCCATGAAAGGCAAGGGACGCGGCTTCCGATATAGATATAAAGGTATTCATCTCATTTATACCTCCTGATGGGAATTCAAGAATTATGGTACCGTATTTCCTTAATTTGTCAATGTCTTATTTTGTTCTCATTATTCTAAATTTGAACTGATATATGCAATGGGAAAAAGGATGGTTTTAAATAAAAAAACTTCCTGTCCGCGAAAATATGAAGGGGACAGGAAGCAGAAAAATCAACGTTGATCTTTTTATGCTTTTAGGGGTTCTGACAGAATGGAGGCGAGGGTTTCAAGGCAACAATCAATATCTTTTTCTGTATTAAAATAACCTATAGAGATACGAAGGGCCCCGCCCATTCCATCTGTGCCGAGGGTTTTATGGGCAACAGGAGCACAATGAAGTCCTGGCCGAGTTTCAATACCTGCCCTTTCCACAAGTTCAGCTGCCACGATGGCATGGTCACGCCCTGTAAAGTTCAGTGGAAAAACAGGTAGGCGACCCTCCATTGTCTGCTTTCCGGCAAGAATAACGCCTGGTATTTTTTTAACTCCCTCAATAAACCGCAACCCTAGCTGCGTTTCACGAGCATGGATTTTCTCAGGCCCTTCTTTCACAAGCCACTGCAAAGCAGCCCTGAGCCCGGCGATCCCCGGAAGATTAGGGGTTCCGGCTTCGAATTTATCGGGCATGGAATCAGGTTGAAGTTCAAGATGGGAAAAACTGCCTGTTCCCCCCTCTATAAACCATTCGACCTTCTCCGCAAAATCCGGTTTCCATATAATGCCTCCCGTCCCCTGGGGACCCATGAGGCCTTTGTGCCCTGTGAAACATAATGCGGCGAGGCCCAGATCTGATACATGGATAGGCAAAACTCCGGCCGTCTGGGCCGAATCCACAACAAGAGGCACACCGGCTTCCCGACAGAGACGGGCAATGCCAGATATATCCTGAACAGTTCCACATACATTGCTTGCATGGGTTATTATCATAAGATCAAAGGAATCCTCTTTTAAAACCTTGTCCAGGTCTCGGAGGGAAAGCACCCCTTCCATATCGCATGGAAGAACTGTAATATGAACTCCTTTCTGCTCAAGACGTCTGAGAGGCCGCATTGAAGCATTGTGCTCCATGCTGCTTGTTAAAACTTTCATGCCCGGTTTGAGGTAGCCCTTGAGAACGATATTGAGAGACTCTGTGATATTGGATGTAAAGGTTACATATCGAGGGTCAGCGTCTTCATAGCTATGAAAAAATTCTGCTAAAAGTTCGCGACAATTCAGTACGAGGTCCATGGTGCCGAGATCCCTTTTAGCCGCCGTGCCCCGAGCTAAATTCGCACCGGAATTGACCATAAAATCATACATGGCCTGAGGAACTATATGAGGTTTGGGCCATGATGTCGCTGCATTATTTAAATATATGGACATGAAACACCATCACCGTCCGTTATAAGATATATAGAGATATCTTATCACTAATTTTTGATAGCACAACAGAAAGGCTTTCAGTGTTTCAGTTGGCCCGTTTGAAAACCCCTATGTCGATAAGGCGGTTTATATGGTACTGGATATAGAAAAACGTAAAAAAGAAGGTCATAACACTCGAGGGCGCTACGTTGAGAAGAAAATCCTTGTCGGCAAATCCTGCAACGTATTCACGAAGCATCCTTCTCATTTTGAAAGCTAGAACAATCCATAGGATCCAGGTAGCAATACCTAGAATTCTTTCGAGATCACTTTCATTTCCACTGACAGCAAAGGAAGCTACAAGAAGAACTAGAGGCATTAGAGCGAACCAGTCAGATATCGTTTCACTAACATTCAGCTGATTAAAAGCTTTTCTTCTGAAAAAGGCCCACAGTGCCTGATAAAAACCTAGGGTCACTATGGTTAGAAAGAGCACAAACCCCACACTGACGCGCTTGAAAGATACCTTGGCTTTTTCAACAGCAGGAAAAATATGTTTTACTTGAAGGAGCGTTCCGCAATAAGCACAATATTTGGAACCTGGTTCATTGACCGCTCCACAGGAAACACAGGATAGTTCTCGTTCTACAGTGTCTGCTGCCATCACATATCCCCCTTATAGAATTTACTTCGTTCGAGCGATGAGCGCCTCTCGCTCTTCTACAAGCTCCATTAATTTTTTGATAGTCCTGATCGTATCTTCATCTTCCAGGGAGGCAGCCTCGCCTTCCACAGAAAAAAGGTCTACAGCATGGGAAAGTTCCTCAATAGTGTTCGCTATTTCTTTTTCTATATGAATAGATTCGTCGCAACTTACAGGGTCCGTATATCTTACCCTCCCTGCAACCTTCTGAAGTTCAAGAAGTATCTCATCATCCAGATCATTATCTCGGGCTTGACTGAGAATACGATGCAAACGATCGGTCCAGAGACGGATCGTATAAATATCTTCTTTTTCCTGTTTTTCCCTGGCTGTGATAGAAACAGCCGCCATAAGAGTTGTTCCGCTAAGTGAGAGAAAAGTTGCCAAACCAATAATATGAGTAATGGCGTACCCTGTTACCGAAAACTCAAAACCCTTCCAGAAGAGAAGGGGGTTTACTATCAGGAATAAATCGTACAGTACAATGAGGGTTCCAAGACTGAAAAAGGCAGGAGTGGGAAGCCCTTTATCAAGGTCAATACGAATCTGGAGAAGTCCGAAAAGAAAAGAAAACACCACTCCGAGCAAAAGAAAGAAAAGGGTCATCCAAAAATGGGCGCTGCGGCTATCTGGCTCTGTCGTCATAAAAGAAACGGCAATTACAGCCGAAAGAGCCACTGCCATGACAAAAAGAAGAATGAGACTCAATTTATTTCTGATCTTCATAAAAAGCTCCTTTCATCCTTATGAGGCGGAGTCCTCATCTATTTTCTGCCCGCAGGAGGGGCAGAAACGGGCGTCAGTTTCGACGTTCTTTCCACATGAGGGGCAATTTCTTTTAATTTCCATTCCGCAGAATGGACAAAATTTCATATCTGAGTCAATGGTATGGCCGCATTGAGGGCACAGAGCTGGAGCCGGAGCGCCACACTCAGGGCACTTGGCAACATTATCCGGAATGTCATGACCGCATGATCCGCACATGTTTATTTTTCGACCGCACTGGAAACAGAAACGAGCGTCTGGATTAAAGGGGGTGCCGCAGTTTGCGCACACCTTGCTCTTTTCTGTTAAATTTTCTTGCCCCTCCGTGCTAAGGTTTTTTGTTATATGGGCCGCTGTCTGACCCAACGCACCTCCAACACCGACACCCATGCCCAATCCAATACCTGCCTGCATGAGGCCAGCACCATTCCCTTCATTGCTGGCTGCCTTTTCAAGGGTGTCAAAGCTGCGCTGCAGCTGATAAGAATATCCCAGAATATCCATTTCCGCTCTTTTTGCCAGGGCATTTTTCAGTTGAATTACTACTGGGTCATCCTCTGGAACGTTAATAGAGTTCACAAAAAAATTAACGAGTTCTATGCCGTAATCCTCAAGAACAGGGCGAAGTTCTTCCTCCATGTGGTGGGAAATCTCGTTGAGATAAGCATTCAGCTCAAGAATACCTTTCTTCTCTGTGATCATATAATTTGACACCAGATCCTTGATACGGGTGATGAGGAGCCCTTTAAAGAATTGGCTTATATTTTCTTTTGTAAAGGACCCCAGGCTTCCTACAAGTTTGAGCAGGAATTGTCGAGAATCAGCAATTCTTATTCCGAATTGGCCATAGGAACGAACCGGAAGCCAGACACCATATCTCGGGTCCTGAATCTGAATGGGGCTTGGTGTTCCCCACTTAACGTCGAGGGAATAAAGTTTGTTCACAAACCATATTTCTGCCTTGAAGGGAGACTTCCCGCCGTAGGGAAGATTGATGAAAGCAGAGAGAAGAGGAATGTTATTTGTACTTAGCGTATAGCACCCGGCTGTAAAAAGATCGAAAGCCTGCCCATTCTTAAAAAGAATCGCTTCTTGCGCTTCCCTCACCACAAGTTGGGTCCACGTAGACAATTCATCTGAGGCACTTGTTTTATCAGCATACTTCCATGCGAAGACATCATGAGGGTCTGGTCCGTTATATTCAACTACTTTAATGATTCCCATTGATGATCACACCCATCTTTATGGTTTCATGTCTTCTTTTCTACCAGTTTATGTCTTTTACGACAAGGGCTTTCTGAAATCTTCCCCTTTCAGAATAAACCAGATTGTTCCCAAAGCCCCAAATAAAGAGGCCCCATAAAAATTGACTGCTGGATCCACCATCCACAGCAGGGCTCCACCGAAGGCAGCAATAGAGACCACAACGTCCCGTATCAGATAGTAGAGGCCAAACATGGCCGCTTTGCGTTCGTTTGGCGCTAAGTCGAGAATAAGGGACTTCCTTGTAGGTTCGCCAAATTCCTTAAGACCTCGAACAACAAAAGCCCCTGCTAAAGGCCAGAAGGATCGGGAATGATAGAGAATAATGGGGAAAGCAGTAAAGAAACAAAAGGTAATGACTACAAAAATCTTTTTATTGCCTTTATCCGCTAACCAGGCTACAGGAATATAGATCAACATAGCCACTGCCATTTCTATGGTGGTAAGAATTCCGAATTGAAAGGCCGATACAGGATTCTCAATACTCTTCATTGCCCAAACCACCGCAAAAGCATAGGGGATCTGCTCACAAAAACGAATCAATATATCAGAGATCAATAAGTTTTTAAGAGCCGGGCTCATAAGCTTGAAGATTACCATGGGATTTTTTTCGGGCCGCTCAATGGCGCTGCTGTCAGGCCGTATAAGAATTTGCTGCGCCGCTAGAGCAATGCCAGCCAAGATAAAAGCAATGGCGAAGGCAGCTCGAACTCCTGTCTTCTCCCCCCAAAGGCCTATCATGATCCCGCCCATAACAGGGCCTAAAGCCATAGGAATACGTCTTACAAGGGAATGGAGAGAGACTCCCATTGTTCGCCTATTCATGGGAAGGGTCTGGGCAATAAGTTTCATTGTCGCTGGCAAAGAAATTGCCGTCCACGACAAAAAGAAAAAGGAAGCGCCAATAACAGCCAGCTGGCTTGG
This region of Aminobacterium colombiense DSM 12261 genomic DNA includes:
- a CDS encoding RrF2 family transcriptional regulator → MNTFISISEAASLAFHGMGLLAISGKRMSTKEMAEAINVSEAHLAKVFQRLVRCGFVTSSRGPGGGFELARPAESISLLDIYEAIEGQTDGGYCLLHQKECPFRTCIFGDMLKKMTKEIRDFLREKNLSELARGEVNEDDS
- the hcp gene encoding hydroxylamine reductase, giving the protein MYCYQCEQTAKGTGCTAFGVCGKSPEISDLQDLLIHISKGVSMYAHKARELDAIDSDIDLFVVKALFTTITNVNFDEERMETMLKEASRMKEKAKLLYEKACEKSGKNPENLGGPAAYALPDNRDDMIRDGEKVTPEAWSQKHGEVVQGLRDLILFGLKGSAAYADHAHVLGMDDPAIYGFFHEFMAYLSGENFTVDDLVAKAMEAGKWNISVMELLDKANTSIYGHPEPTKVRVTPVKGKAIVVSGHDLQDLELLLKQTEGKGINIYTHGEMLPCLAYPELKKYKHLAGNYGGAWQDQREEFDRFPGAILMTTNCIQKPKDSYKDRIFTTGLVAWPGVTHIDEEKDFTPVIEAALKAPGFAEDAPEHIITIGFARNTVMSVAGKVVDLVKAGKIRHFFLIGGCDGAKPGRSYYTDFATMTPKDTIILTLACGKYRFNKLEFGEIEGIPRLLDVGQCNDAYSAVRIAMALAEAFNTDVNSLPLSLILSWYEQKAVCILLSLLYLGIKNMRLGPTLPAFVKQPVFDVLHEKLNLMAITTPEEDLRAILG
- a CDS encoding MFS transporter, with translation MRLRGKKLLDFLAIERNMTGLLLMVILVGLGEKLAERFLPIYLIALGGGALSIGILNGLDNLLSALYSYPGGYLADRLGTKRSLLVFNLLAMFGFLVVVLIPSQLAVIGASFFFLSWTAISLPATMKLIAQTLPMNRRTMGVSLHSLVRRIPMALGPVMGGIMIGLWGEKTGVRAAFAIAFILAGIALAAQQILIRPDSSAIERPEKNPMVIFKLMSPALKNLLISDILIRFCEQIPYAFAVVWAMKSIENPVSAFQFGILTTIEMAVAMLIYIPVAWLADKGNKKIFVVITFCFFTAFPIILYHSRSFWPLAGAFVVRGLKEFGEPTRKSLILDLAPNERKAAMFGLYYLIRDVVVSIAAFGGALLWMVDPAVNFYGASLFGALGTIWFILKGEDFRKPLS
- a CDS encoding aminotransferase class V-fold PLP-dependent enzyme, with translation MSIYLNNAATSWPKPHIVPQAMYDFMVNSGANLARGTAAKRDLGTMDLVLNCRELLAEFFHSYEDADPRYVTFTSNITESLNIVLKGYLKPGMKVLTSSMEHNASMRPLRRLEQKGVHITVLPCDMEGVLSLRDLDKVLKEDSFDLMIITHASNVCGTVQDISGIARLCREAGVPLVVDSAQTAGVLPIHVSDLGLAALCFTGHKGLMGPQGTGGIIWKPDFAEKVEWFIEGGTGSFSHLELQPDSMPDKFEAGTPNLPGIAGLRAALQWLVKEGPEKIHARETQLGLRFIEGVKKIPGVILAGKQTMEGRLPVFPLNFTGRDHAIVAAELVERAGIETRPGLHCAPVAHKTLGTDGMGGALRISIGYFNTEKDIDCCLETLASILSEPLKA
- a CDS encoding ATP-binding protein gives rise to the protein MKTTVKRKIITIDEEKCDGCGICAQACHEGAIQIIDGKARLVSESYCDGLGDCIGECPRGAITFEEREAAPYDEEGVKRHMASKALKTDSLPCGCPGTMAKDLRNMVSSSKIEVPVEIRSLQSRLGNWPVQIKLVPDNAPYLRNADLVIAADCTAYAMADFHGKFLGGEKTVCLIGCPKLDDAQTYEKKITQIIALNEPESITVVYMEVPCCGGLVRLITAAIEHAKVNVALKLVKIGIQGQIIEKETTKYVFSK
- a CDS encoding DUF4234 domain-containing protein, with translation MAADTVERELSCVSCGAVNEPGSKYCAYCGTLLQVKHIFPAVEKAKVSFKRVSVGFVLFLTIVTLGFYQALWAFFRRKAFNQLNVSETISDWFALMPLVLLVASFAVSGNESDLERILGIATWILWIVLAFKMRRMLREYVAGFADKDFLLNVAPSSVMTFFFTFFYIQYHINRLIDIGVFKRAN
- a CDS encoding SPFH domain-containing protein, which produces MGIIKVVEYNGPDPHDVFAWKYADKTSASDELSTWTQLVVREAQEAILFKNGQAFDLFTAGCYTLSTNNIPLLSAFINLPYGGKSPFKAEIWFVNKLYSLDVKWGTPSPIQIQDPRYGVWLPVRSYGQFGIRIADSRQFLLKLVGSLGSFTKENISQFFKGLLITRIKDLVSNYMITEKKGILELNAYLNEISHHMEEELRPVLEDYGIELVNFFVNSINVPEDDPVVIQLKNALAKRAEMDILGYSYQLQRSFDTLEKAASNEGNGAGLMQAGIGLGMGVGVGGALGQTAAHITKNLSTEGQENLTEKSKVCANCGTPFNPDARFCFQCGRKINMCGSCGHDIPDNVAKCPECGAPAPALCPQCGHTIDSDMKFCPFCGMEIKRNCPSCGKNVETDARFCPSCGQKIDEDSAS